The Vicia villosa cultivar HV-30 ecotype Madison, WI linkage group LG1, Vvil1.0, whole genome shotgun sequence genome includes a region encoding these proteins:
- the LOC131623498 gene encoding transcriptional corepressor LEUNIG_HOMOLOG-like, with protein sequence MDANDNESLDSHAMFRYFLHDYLLKKGMYSTAAIFMNETTVPENPNYPKCLDLELDSPEGFLHEWWSIFYETYLSRVGRHEGSDPQSSNKVPRLTNTPMDDSCSFRIPQMPMSEQRSQQFQASSSFNNVMAQQASNLIPSRLQNNDHLGNFPENIDPSVLALMTENNLEFFSGISSNHPYQDVGKQLQKQVYKDNGIRMHVGPSIPRNPLDARQKAMLPLDGTQVTNNYEAPNFVPTNGLPLNNQMLTSLSQMPNYGQQLQALNRLNQDGILSQEFTSTSNSQTFTAPRISTRCNGQVTNNYEAPKFVPTNELRLNNQLLTPLSQIPNYGQQPHVLNRQNQDAILNKERTSTSNSQTFTAPRISTRCNGQYPEIPKNEPSNKDREIPDQIIGGEPQCKPDLQMQTQTQNLDNPAKRKITDLKGPGEPVLECVDATDEKPEDENVDSYLSIEDGNSDHRTMPFKNLKRISGTNSRNENKDFSLQEIGCLHSSKSKVLASHFSTDGKFLASAGHDKKVFIWKMDTFNNYATEETHSLLITDVRFRPGSTIFATSSFDKSVRVWDADRPKKSLFSLSGHSEQVMSLDFHPSKVDLLCSCDSNDVIRIWNVNQRSILHITKGGSKQVRFQPVHGNFIATATGNIPKLIDVQTAKVVCNLKEHDKDVASICWDRSGKFLATVSEDSARVWSDGKCISELLSNGNKFQSCMFHPAYSNLLVIGGYQNLEFWSPTESSRTMSVMAHKGLIAGLADSPEDELIASASHDCLVKIWR encoded by the exons atggACGCGAACGATAACGAATCGTTAGATTCTCATGCAAT gtTTCGGTACTTTTTGCATGATTATCTTCTGAAGAAGGGAATGTATAGCACTGCTGCGATTTTCATGAACGAAACTACCGTTCCCGAAAATCCTAATT ACCCGAAGTGTTTGGATCTAGAGCTTGATTCTCCGGAGGGATTTCTGCATGAATGGTGGTCTATTTTCTATGAGACATATTTGTCTAGAGTAGGGAGGCATGAAGGGTCTGATCCACAGTCATCTAATAAG GTCCCTAGATTGACCAATACTCCAATGGATGATAGTTGCTCTTTTAGAATCCCCCAAATGCCAATGAGTGAGCAGAGATCTCAACAGTTTCAAGCTAGCTCTAGCTTTAACAACGTCATGGCACAACAAGCTTCTAACTTGATTCCTTCAAGACTGCAAAATAATGATCACCTTGGCAATTTTCCTGAAAATATTGATCCAAGTGTGCTTGCTCTTATGACTGAAAATAACCTGGAGTTCTTCTCAGGGATCAGTTCAAA CCACCCATATCAAGATGTAGGCAAGCAGCTCCAGAAGCAAGTCTATAAG GATAATGGAATTCGGATGCATGTGGGGCCTTCCATACCTAGAAACCCTCTGGATGCAAGACAAAAAGCAATGCTGCCTTTAGATGGAACTCAAGTAACAA ACAACTATGAAGCTCCCAATTTTGTGCCAACAAATGGATTGCCATTAAAT AACCAGATGCTAACTTCACTTTCGCAAATGCCAAACTATGGACAGCAGCTTCAAGCGTTGAACAGACTAAATCAGGACGGAATCCTCAGTCAAGAATTTACAAGTACTTCTAATAGTCAGACTTTCACAGCTCCTAGAATCTCTACCAGATGTAACGGTCAAGTAACAA ACAATTACGAAGCTCCTAAATTTGTGCCAACAAATGAATTGCGATTAAAT AACCAGCTGCTAACTCCACTTTCTCAAATACCAAACTATGGACAGCAGCCTCATGTGTTGAACAGACAAAATCAGGACGCAATTCTTAATAAAGAACGTACAAGTACTTCTAATAGTCAGACTTTCACAGCTCCTAGAATTTCTACCAGATGTAACGGTCAATATCCAGAGATTCCCAAGAATGAACCAAGCAATAAGGATAGAGAG ATACCGGACCAAATTATAGGTGGAGAACCTCAATGTAAGCCGGATCTTCAAATGCAGACGCAGACCCAAAATCTTGAT AACCCCGCAAAGAGAAAGATAACAGACCTCAAGGGACCTGGAGAACCTGTCCTG GAATGTGTGGATGCAACAGATGAAAAACCAGAAGATGAAAATGTGGATTCTTACCTGTCTATTGAAGATGGAAATTCTGATCATCGAACTATGCCTTTTAAAAATCTGAAACGAATTTCAGGAACAAACAGTAGAAATGAAAATAAAG ATTTTTCACTCCAAGAAATTGGATGCCTTCACTCGAGCAAAAGCAAGGTTTTGGCCAGCCATTTTTCAACAGATGGAAAATTTCTGGCAAGTGCTGGACATGACAAGAAG GTTTTTATTTGGAAGATGGATACTTTTAATAATTATGCTACTGAAGAAACACATTCACTTCTCATCACAGATGTTCGGTTTAGACCAGGTTCAACTATATTTGCAACATCTTCCTTTGATAAATCTGTAAGAGTATGGGATGCAGACAGA CCAAAAAAATCATTGTTCAGCCTTTCTGGACATTCTGAACAAGTAATGTCACTGGACTTCCACCCAAGTAAGGTGGACCTTCTTTGCTCGTGTGATAGCAATGATGTAATTCGTATATGGAATGTGAACCAGCGGTCTATCTTACATATAACTAAG GGAGGTAGTAAGCAAGTTAGATTTCAGCCTGTTCATGGGAACTTTATAGCTACTGCTACTGGAAACATTCCCAAACTAATTGATGTTCAAACTGCTAAAGTTGTGTGCAATCTAAAG GAACATGATAAAGATGTTGCTTCCATTTGTTGGGATAGAAGTGGAAAGTTTCTTGCTACTGTCAGTGAAGATAGTGCACGAGTCTGGTCAGATGGAAAATGCATCAGTGAGTTGCTTTCAAACGGGAACAAGTTTCAATCGTGCATGTTTCATCCAGCATATTCTAACCTCTTAGTTATTGGTGGCTATCAG AATCTTGAATTCTGGAGTCCAACTGAGAGCAGTAGAACAATGTCAGTAATGGCACACAAAGGGTTGATTGCTGGACTGGCAGATTCACCTGAAGATGAATTGATTGCCTCGGCTAGCCATGATTGCTTGGTGAAAATATGGAGATAA